In one Polycladomyces zharkentensis genomic region, the following are encoded:
- a CDS encoding SDR family oxidoreductase — protein MLKQKTYFITGFPGFIASKMIRKLLLQDPASRFEVLVHPSQLNKAKTEIHLLENDFGASDKFTVIPGDITLKNLGMNEPTLQRLRESVTHVFHLAAIYDLAVPQDVAYRVNVVGTDNVNQWVLQLAKLQRYVYFSTAYVSGTRSGRILETELDCGQSFKNFYESTKFEAEVLVQKIRDKVPATIVRPGIVMGDSKTGETVKFDGPYFIMRFLDKFANWPIPYIGKGTALINLVPVDYVVDATCYLAHHPKGEDKVYHLTDPRPYHAKDAYRMICEALIDKKPSFTLPLSLVYGLLSIPAFRKWVMVEKETIDYLNLKAEYDCTHALNDLEGSGVACPDFSDYIKAAVDFYKQHRHDPDKMILVDQRDKKNARGEKAGYHGHHWHIGKESARQHSQSL, from the coding sequence GTGTTGAAGCAAAAAACGTATTTCATCACAGGATTCCCGGGTTTTATTGCATCCAAAATGATCAGGAAATTACTTCTTCAAGACCCGGCTTCCCGATTTGAGGTGTTAGTCCATCCCAGTCAATTGAACAAGGCGAAAACAGAAATCCACCTCTTGGAAAACGATTTCGGAGCATCAGACAAATTTACTGTCATCCCCGGCGATATCACGTTAAAAAATCTGGGGATGAATGAACCGACTTTGCAGAGACTCCGGGAAAGCGTAACGCATGTATTTCACCTCGCCGCCATTTACGACTTGGCGGTTCCTCAAGATGTGGCTTATCGGGTGAACGTAGTTGGAACAGACAATGTGAACCAGTGGGTGTTACAATTGGCGAAACTGCAACGATACGTGTATTTTAGTACCGCATACGTATCGGGGACCCGATCCGGAAGAATTTTGGAAACGGAACTGGATTGCGGTCAATCCTTCAAAAACTTCTATGAGTCAACCAAATTTGAGGCAGAAGTGCTAGTGCAAAAAATCCGCGACAAAGTTCCTGCCACGATCGTTCGACCCGGCATTGTGATGGGGGATTCCAAAACCGGCGAAACCGTAAAATTCGATGGTCCCTACTTCATCATGCGGTTTTTGGACAAGTTCGCCAATTGGCCGATTCCCTATATCGGGAAGGGGACAGCGCTGATCAATCTGGTCCCCGTGGATTACGTGGTCGATGCAACCTGTTATTTGGCACATCATCCAAAAGGAGAAGACAAAGTATATCATTTGACCGACCCGCGCCCGTACCATGCGAAGGACGCGTATCGGATGATCTGCGAAGCGTTGATTGACAAAAAACCATCATTCACGCTTCCCCTGTCACTTGTGTACGGATTGCTTTCCATACCCGCGTTTCGCAAATGGGTGATGGTGGAAAAAGAGACCATTGATTACCTCAACCTGAAAGCAGAATATGACTGCACACATGCGTTGAACGATCTGGAGGGGTCCGGCGTGGCGTGCCCCGATTTCTCGGATTACATCAAGGCAGCGGTTGATTTCTACAAACAACACCGGCACGACCCGGACAAAATGATTCTTGTGGATCAGAGAGATAAAAAGAACGCACGTGGTGAAAAAGCAGGCTACCATGGACATCACTGGCATATCGGAAAAGAATCCGCCAGGCAACATTCACAATCTTTGTGA
- a CDS encoding ferredoxin family protein, with protein MSSSIAEKLFTIRYKVDDQSHLIIKDQQVCLTCETKECTHFCPADVYDWTGEMTTVAFENCIECGTCRIGCPYYNIEWVYPKGGYGITYKYG; from the coding sequence ATGAGCAGCAGCATTGCGGAGAAGTTGTTTACCATCCGGTACAAAGTGGACGATCAGTCCCATTTGATCATCAAGGATCAGCAGGTTTGCCTGACATGTGAGACCAAGGAGTGCACCCATTTTTGTCCGGCGGACGTCTATGACTGGACGGGAGAGATGACCACCGTCGCGTTTGAGAATTGCATCGAGTGCGGTACGTGCCGTATCGGTTGCCCCTATTACAACATCGAGTGGGTATATCCCAAAGGCGGCTACGGCATTACGTACAAATACGGTTGA